TCTACTTAATATTTCATGGATAATAGTTCTATCGTCATTTTCTTTTATTTTATCCAGTATAACCCAATCTCCTACTGCTGGATAATCCTGTCTACCTGATGCAGAGTTAATCATTTTCCCTGATACTGATGCTAATATATTTCCTTGTTCACTATATACTTTATATAGATTTTTATATTCTACTGCAATTCTTCCAACACTATAAAAGTTTCTATATTGTTCAAACTCTTTTTCTAATCTTTCATTCCATCCCAAGTCATATAAATTATATTTATTTGTCAATTATAAGCCCTCCTGTTATTTTAGGGCATAAGAATACCCTAGTAAGTAATAATTCAGATTACTCCTAGGGTTTAATTACAAATTAATCAATAGCTAATTACAGATTAACTTATTTCTAGGAGTAGTCATTATGAAACAATTAATTTTGTTTAAATATACACTATCCATATTATTTTTCATAAAACATCACTCCTTTCATTGTACTTAAGATAATAATAGCAAATTATAAGTTTTTTGTAAACAGTATTTATTATAGTTCTTTATTCAATGATACAATCTTTGGTTATTTATTAATATTAAACCAGAATTTCTTGCATTAATGAATAAGAGCCAAGTTTTTAATCTTGACTCTATTATGATTGTTCATATTTTAATATTATTTGAATCAATTTATCTCTTACTTTTTCAATTTCGTTATAGTTCATATTAGGAATATACTGTGCTTCCATCATATCATGATTTTTCTTAGCACCTGCTAATTTATTAATGGCTATTGATATTAATTTCTCATAATTTTTTTTATTTTCCTTTATATCTTCTTCATAGTTATTTGATATTTCTTTGTTCATATAATTCTTAAAATCTATTGTCTTATAATTATTATCTTTAGCCCAATCCATTATAGATAATGCTATACTTAAATCCTTAATTATTATAGTTTCTATTTTTTCAGGTATTAATGGTGTGTGAAATATCTCTACATCTAAACCTCTTTGAATTGCTTCCTTATATATATTTTTCATCAATGTTGTTTTTCCTGTTCCTAGCTCCCCTTTTATGTAATAGGTTTTTTCTACATCTCTTAGCAATGTATCTGTATGATCTACCCATCCACTTGGTGTAAATGCGCTACCAAACAAATGTCTTTCTTTCCCTATTTTCTCTACTACCTTTAAATTTCCCAATATTTCCTTTACTAAATCGTGGATTAGTATATTAACCTTACTAAAATTCATTACTTCTTCCATCTTCCAAATAGTATCTTCTTGAATAAGCCTTGCTGCTTCAAAATATTTATATGCACTTTTATAAAACTTACTGTTTCTATCTATTACTTTTATTATTTCTTCTTTATTATTTTCTAAACCTTTAGAGTCCCAGTATTCACCTAGATTTACTATCATATCTACAGCACCTGGATACTTAGGGTCTATAACATGTGGTGCAGTGCCATCTAATACTGCAACCTTTAACTTAGGTATCATAACACAGTCGATAGAATCTTTATCCGAAGAACAATGATGGTACTCTACATCATATCCTTTCTCAAGCATATACTTTCCAATATTTCGCATCATTGAAGATTTTCCTGTTCCTGGTCCTCCTTTTAATATTATTATTTTATTTGCATCTTTTCTATTTATTATATTGTCATAGTATGAAAAAAATCCTTTTGATGTATTGCCACCTGGAAACATCCTTCTAATCTTTGCCATAATAAAGCCTCCTAAAAAGATTTTATATAATAACTTATTCTCTTAGATTTATTATGTGCATATAAGGAAAATACTTTCCTTTAGAAAAAATTCAATTAGTTTAAAATACAACACTATTACAAGTTAGCATTGACAAATGTAATAATTTTGATAAATTATAATTAGCACTCTATTATGAAGAGTGCTAATTACATAAAAATTTTACGAAGGGAGAAGATTTTATGGTAAAAAAAGAGTTTAAAGCAGAATCAAAGAGATTGCTTGATCTTATGATTAACTCCATTTACACTCATAAGGAAATTTTCTTAAGAGAGCTTATTTCCAATGCTAGTGATGCAATCGATAAAATGTATTATAGAGCCTTAACAGATAAGAGCTTAACCTTTAACAAAGATGATTATTATATTAAGATTGTAGCCGATAAAAATAATAGAACTTTGAGTATATTAGACACTGGTATTGGAATGACAAAAGAAGAGTTAGAAGAAAATCTTGGGACAATAGCACAAAGTGGTTCCTTTGCATTTAAAAAAGAAAATGAATTAAGAGACGGATATGATATTATAGGACAGTTTGGTGTAGGTTTTTACTCTGCTTTTATGGTGGCTGATTCTGTTACTGTTATAAGTAAAGCCTTAGGAAGTCAAGAAAGCTATAAATGGGAATCAACAGGTGCTGATGGATATACTATTGAGCCCTGTACGAAAGAAAATGTTGGTACAGAAATTATCTTAAAATTAAAAGAAAATACAGATGACGAAAAATATGATGAATTTTTAGAAGAATACAGATTAAGAGCTATTATAAAAAAATACTCTGATTTTATAAGATATCCTATAAAAATGGATACTAGCACAATGGCTCTTAAAGAAGGTACAGAGGATGAGTATGAAGAAGTAATTGAAGAAAAGATAATCAATAGTATGGTTCCAATATGGCGTAAAAACAAAAATGAGCTAACTAAGGAAGATTATGAAAATTTTTATTCAGAAAAACACTATGGCTTTGATGAACCACTAAAATATATTCATATAAGTGCTGATGGTGCAGTAAGATATAATGCTATTTTATTTATTCCTGAAAAGATGCCTTTTGACTTTTATACTAATGAATATGAAAAGGGATTAGAGTTATACTCTAGTGGGGTTCTAATAATGAATAAATGTCCAGACCTAATTCCAGATTATTTTAGCTTTGTTAAAGGAATGGTTGACTCAGAGGATTTATCTCTAAATATATCAAGAGAAATGCTTCAGCATGATAGACAATTAAAGGTAATTGCTAAAAGAATTAAAGAAAGAGTTAAGAGCGAATTGCAGCTAATGCTTAAAAATGAAAGAGATAAATATGAGGAATTCTTCAAAACCTTTGGGAAACAGCTTAAATATGGAGTCTATAGTGATTTTGGTCAAAACAAAGAAACACTTCAAGATTTATTAATATTCTACTCTTCTACAGAAAAGAAAATGGTTACTTTAGAAGAATATATAGAAAGAATGAAAGAGGATCAAAAATATATTTATTATGCTTCAGGGGATTCTATTGACAAAATTGATAAAATGCCTCAAACCGATATCCTATCAGAAAAAGGCTATGAAATATTGTATTTTACTGACGATATTGATGAATTTGCTATTCGTATGCTAATGAATTACAAAGATAAGGAATTTAAATCTGTTTCAAGTGGGGATTTAGGTATAGAAGATAACGCTAAAGAAGAACAAACATCTGAAACTGAAGTAAATAAAGAAATATTTGATTTTATGAAAGAAGCTTTATCAGATAAGATAATAGATGTCAGAGCATCAAAAAGACTAAAAAACCATCCTGTATGTCTTGCAACTGATGGAGAACTAACTATAGAAATGGAAAAAATATTAAGCACTATGCCTAACAATCCAAATATTAAGGCTGAGAAGATTTTAGAAATCAATACTAATCATCATGTGTTTAAAGCCTTAGAAGATGCCTATAAACATGATAAGGATAAGCTTAAATTGTATACTAATGTTCTATATAACCAAGCATTGCTTATTGAAGGATTGCCAATAGGTGATCCTGTAGAGTTCACCGATAATATATGTAAGCTTATGATATAATAAATTGAAAGCCTCTATGACTATGTTTTTGTGTCATAGAGGCTTTTTGTAAGCTACTCACAACTTGTCTGCAATTTGAAACTACTTACAAGTAGCTCTTTTTCTGCTTTATTTAGCTGTTTTATAGCATATTCTCTTTTGGTAGCTGCAAATTTATCATCTATTTCTTCAAAATATACAAGCTCCACTGGTCTATTGGCTCTTGTGTATTTAGAGCCTGTTCCATTATTATGTTCAATTATTCTACGTTCTAAATCCGTAGTCCAACCAGTATATAGTGCATTGTTTTTGCATCTTACCATATATACATAAACCATACTATCAATCCTATTCTATATTAGCTATATTCCATTTTTACCTTTGTTCCATGTACTCCCGCTACTGCCGGAGCGACTAAAAGCTTTACTGGTACTCTGTTTTTTAGTTCCTCTACATGGCTGATAATTCCAACACTTAGGCTTTCATTGTATAGCCTTTCAAGAGAAGTCATAACCACATCTAAAAGATTAGCATCTAAAGTTCCAAAGCCTTCATCTAGAAAAAAGAATTCTAAAGAAGTGGTTCCCTTTAATTGAATTTTTGATGATAATGCTAAAGCAAGTGAAAGTGATGTAAGAAAAGTTTCTCCCCCTGACAAAGAGTTACACTCTCTTCTAGCCCCTCCATTGTGGTTATCAATTATTGCAAAATTATTGTTGGAGTCATATTCTAAATCATATCTTCCTCTAGTTATTTCTCTAAGCCTTTCTGAAGCTAGTCTAGCTATGTAAATTAAATGGCTCCTGGATACATATTCAACAAATCTTTTTGCTTTTGTTAACTCAAGTATTTCATTTAGCATATCCCACCTTTTCTCTAGGTTTGAGGCTTCTGCTTTTAATTTTTCAACTTCCTTTAAACTTTTATTCATTTCATCAATTTTATTCTTTTTCTTTCCTATTTCCTCTATTAGCTCACTATGTTTGATATACGCTTCGTCCTTGTTCTTTATAATAATCTGCCACTCTTCCTCCTGTATCTCTTCACCATTTAATTCTTTCCTTATTCTAGAAATATTGTTTTCAGTATCTTTTACTTCGTTAGTGTAAGCTTCAATATCTTTTTCCAAGCTTTCAATCTCATTATTTTCAACTTTACTATTAATTACTTCTTCAATAGAATTAAAATTATTGTCGGACAATGATTTAATTAAATTATTCTCTAGAGCAATAGAAGAATCCTTAAGTATTTGGATAGCCTTTTCTAATCCTGTTATCTCTTCATTAAGTTTATTCTTTTTATCATTCTCACTATCTAAACAAGCTTTTAATTCCCTTTCTTTGTCTAGTATTTCAGTAATTGTTTTTTCAATTTGTGCTTTTAATTTTAGAGGCTCTTCTTTTCCTACAATTTGCTCAATGTTAAGATTTAGCTCAGTTACTCTATTGTTTTTATTGTCAATTGACTGTCTTGTAAGCTTTATTTCTTCATTATTTTTATTCATTTTCTTAGAAATCTGTTCTATGTCAAATTTTGTCGTTTTATTTTCTTCTCTAAGCTGTTTTAACTGTTTTGCGATTAGTTCTATTTCTTCATCTAATTTATTTATTTCTTTTATTCTATCTGTTGCATTAGTAATGTTTAATTCTTTAATGAAATTATTATAATCCTCAAAAACGGTTCCTGTTTCCGCTTCGATTTCTGATAACTTAGTTTCAATCTTATCTAGAACATCTTTATCTCTATCTCGGTTTGTTTTATATTCTGTATTCTTATTAGTTAATAGGTTTTTTTCTTCCCTGTTTTTTGTAAGTCTATCATCCAAGGCCTTATTTTCTTCTTCCCATTTTGTTCTATAGTCTTGTGCAAGGTTAATTTTTTCTTCTAAAGTTTTTCTTTCTTCTTCTAATTTATCTAATTGGCTCTGTGAAAATATCCCTTTAAGTTCCTTGAGAGCTTCTTCATTCTTCTCATACTCACTAGTCTTATTTTTTATTTCTTCTTCTAATCTGACTAAGTCAATTTTTAACAAATTAACTTCTGCTTCTAATTCTTTAATTAATGACTGCTTTTCTGATATTTCCCCCTCATCAAATAATATTGCAGGATTTGGATGATGTGTAGAGCCACAAACAGGGCAAGGCTCTGAATATATCAATTGTTTCCTTAAAATACTAGCTAAGCTTTTACGCTCTAATTCTACTGCTTCCTGTTTTATTTCATCTAGCTTTTCATCCTTAGACTTAAGTTCTATGTCTAATTTAATATATCTGCTGTCAAGGATATTTTTCCCTTTTTCAATTTCCTTTTGTAATTTTATCAATTTATCAAATTTTTCATTTATTTCTTTTTGTTTTTCAATTTCTGATGATAAGTCAAAGATTTTTTTCTGAAAATATGATATCTCATTAACGTCTTTAGGTTTTTTTGATTCTAATTCCGCTTTTTTAATATCTAGCTCTTTTATTGTGCCTTCTATACTATTTAATTGGTTCAGAATTTCTTTTAATTCTTTATTGTTTTTTTCTATATTATTTATTGTATTATTTTTTTCAATTTGGAAGTTTTTCTTATCTTTTCTCAACTGTAAGTATCTTTTCTCTAAATCATATGCGTGATTTAGCCTTTTTCTATACTCTGAAGAAACTGATTTGTTATTTATATCTTCTTCTTTTTCTTCAATTTTTTTATCTATATCTGCTTCTTTGAGTAATAGTTCTTTATTTTTGTCAGAATCTATTTTGATGCCTTTTTCTAAGTCAATATATTTTGCTTTTAATCCCTTTATCTCTTGTTCTATTTCTTCTTTTTGTTTTAATATTCCGATAGCATCTTCTACCTTAGATTTTTTATGGAGCAAATTAGGGTATTCATTTTGTCTTTTATCTAAAGCTATGTTGTACTCTTTTTCTTTTTCCTCTATAAGAGAGTTTAGTTTTTCTATGTCCATATTGTATTGTTTTAAAGCTTGAATATTTGTTTCAAGGTCTTTCTGGGTTTGTTTTAGATTGTTAATATGTGGTATTACATTTAAAGAGTTTTTTCCTTTAATCAGTTTCTCTTTTTTAATTCTAAATTCCTCTTGTTTTTCCTTTAAGCTATTTTGTTTAGTAAAATAATCCTTTAATTCCTTTTGTAAATTACGTATTCTATTATATTTTTCGTAGGCTTCATTAAGCTCTTTTATCTTAGTTTTTAATTTTACTTCATTTTGAATAAGCTCTGCCAGCTCCTTATTTAGCAGATTTATCTCTTCCTCAGACACACCTTCGTATCTGCTAAGCTCTCCTTGTATTCTATTTAAATTTTGCTTTATGATGTCTCTTTTATTTCTTGCTTTTCTATTAAGCTTTTCTCCATATTCTTCAAGTCCTAAAATTCTCTCCAGCATTTCATTTCTTCCAGTCCCTGTAAGGGTTAAAAATTCACTAAATTTTCCTTGAGGCAATACTACTGTCCTAATAAAGTCATTAAAATTTAGCCCGACAATATTATTTTGCAGCTCATTCTCTACTGCAGTTCTACCTTCTATAATTTGTTCTTGATTTCCGTTTTTATCATATACTATTAATCTTGCTATAGTAGTATTGATTCCACCATCCTTATTCTTCTTTAAACTTCTCTCCACCTTATATTTTTTTCTTTCGTTGCCATGTCCTACTTCAAAGTCAAAGGATATAAATAGCTTATCTGTTTCTGTATTTATATACATACTTGACTTTCTAGCAGTTTGTCCATATAGGGAAAGAGTTATTGCATCTAAGATAGATGACTTACCGCTGCCTGTAGGCCCAAATATTCCAAATAAACCTCTTTCAGTTAATCTTTCAAAATCAACTGATTGCTCTTCTAGAAAACTATTTAATCCTGATATTTTAAGCATTTTCGGTTTCAGCTTCATCACCCTCTTCTGTGATTATTTCAGCAAAAATTGCCATCAACTCTTCACTTGGCTCTATTTTTCTCTCATTAAGATAGTGTCCCTTAAATAGTTCAAAAATTGATTTTTCCCTAAGATCGTGACTATCTTCTTTGTCTTCTTCTATATTCTCTATTATAGGAGATATTGAGAGTATATCTGGCTTTATCCCCTTAAGCTCCTTTATTTGACTTTGAGTAATAAGCTTATCAGTTATTATTTCTAGATAGACCCAAACCTTTCTATCTTCATTATCTAAACACTTTTCAAGAGCTTCATCAATTCCCTTTACTCTCCAAACCTCAACTGGCTTTAATATATTAAGATTCTTTTTTTCTATATTAGGCTCCTGTCCCGCTTTTACATCTATTATATAAACATATTTTTCTTGACCAACTTCACTTTTACTGTATTGTATAGGAGAACCTGAATAATATGCTTTCAAGGAAGTGCCTCTTACCCTTTGTGATTTATGAAGATGTCCTAGTGCAATATATTGAGCCTTTTCAGGCAATGCGTTTCCATGTACTGTAAGGCCTCCTCCTATTTGAATAGGTCTTTCAGAGTCCGTAGTTTCACCACCCATTACAAATAAATGGCTTACACACAGATTTATTGTGTCTTCTCTATATTTACCTGATAGTTCACTAAAAATCTGGCTTACTCTCTCTGAGTAATTTTTCTGCATACCTTCTTCATCTATTACACCT
The sequence above is drawn from the Proteiniborus ethanoligenes genome and encodes:
- a CDS encoding PRK06851 family protein, with the translated sequence MAKIRRMFPGGNTSKGFFSYYDNIINRKDANKIIILKGGPGTGKSSMMRNIGKYMLEKGYDVEYHHCSSDKDSIDCVMIPKLKVAVLDGTAPHVIDPKYPGAVDMIVNLGEYWDSKGLENNKEEIIKVIDRNSKFYKSAYKYFEAARLIQEDTIWKMEEVMNFSKVNILIHDLVKEILGNLKVVEKIGKERHLFGSAFTPSGWVDHTDTLLRDVEKTYYIKGELGTGKTTLMKNIYKEAIQRGLDVEIFHTPLIPEKIETIIIKDLSIALSIMDWAKDNNYKTIDFKNYMNKEISNNYEEDIKENKKNYEKLISIAINKLAGAKKNHDMMEAQYIPNMNYNEIEKVRDKLIQIILKYEQS
- a CDS encoding GIY-YIG nuclease family protein, with the translated sequence MVYVYMVRCKNNALYTGWTTDLERRIIEHNNGTGSKYTRANRPVELVYFEEIDDKFAATKREYAIKQLNKAEKELLVSSFKLQTSCE
- the htpG gene encoding molecular chaperone HtpG, which codes for MVKKEFKAESKRLLDLMINSIYTHKEIFLRELISNASDAIDKMYYRALTDKSLTFNKDDYYIKIVADKNNRTLSILDTGIGMTKEELEENLGTIAQSGSFAFKKENELRDGYDIIGQFGVGFYSAFMVADSVTVISKALGSQESYKWESTGADGYTIEPCTKENVGTEIILKLKENTDDEKYDEFLEEYRLRAIIKKYSDFIRYPIKMDTSTMALKEGTEDEYEEVIEEKIINSMVPIWRKNKNELTKEDYENFYSEKHYGFDEPLKYIHISADGAVRYNAILFIPEKMPFDFYTNEYEKGLELYSSGVLIMNKCPDLIPDYFSFVKGMVDSEDLSLNISREMLQHDRQLKVIAKRIKERVKSELQLMLKNERDKYEEFFKTFGKQLKYGVYSDFGQNKETLQDLLIFYSSTEKKMVTLEEYIERMKEDQKYIYYASGDSIDKIDKMPQTDILSEKGYEILYFTDDIDEFAIRMLMNYKDKEFKSVSSGDLGIEDNAKEEQTSETEVNKEIFDFMKEALSDKIIDVRASKRLKNHPVCLATDGELTIEMEKILSTMPNNPNIKAEKILEINTNHHVFKALEDAYKHDKDKLKLYTNVLYNQALLIEGLPIGDPVEFTDNICKLMI
- a CDS encoding SbcC/MukB-like Walker B domain-containing protein; translation: MLKISGLNSFLEEQSVDFERLTERGLFGIFGPTGSGKSSILDAITLSLYGQTARKSSMYINTETDKLFISFDFEVGHGNERKKYKVERSLKKNKDGGINTTIARLIVYDKNGNQEQIIEGRTAVENELQNNIVGLNFNDFIRTVVLPQGKFSEFLTLTGTGRNEMLERILGLEEYGEKLNRKARNKRDIIKQNLNRIQGELSRYEGVSEEEINLLNKELAELIQNEVKLKTKIKELNEAYEKYNRIRNLQKELKDYFTKQNSLKEKQEEFRIKKEKLIKGKNSLNVIPHINNLKQTQKDLETNIQALKQYNMDIEKLNSLIEEKEKEYNIALDKRQNEYPNLLHKKSKVEDAIGILKQKEEIEQEIKGLKAKYIDLEKGIKIDSDKNKELLLKEADIDKKIEEKEEDINNKSVSSEYRKRLNHAYDLEKRYLQLRKDKKNFQIEKNNTINNIEKNNKELKEILNQLNSIEGTIKELDIKKAELESKKPKDVNEISYFQKKIFDLSSEIEKQKEINEKFDKLIKLQKEIEKGKNILDSRYIKLDIELKSKDEKLDEIKQEAVELERKSLASILRKQLIYSEPCPVCGSTHHPNPAILFDEGEISEKQSLIKELEAEVNLLKIDLVRLEEEIKNKTSEYEKNEEALKELKGIFSQSQLDKLEEERKTLEEKINLAQDYRTKWEEENKALDDRLTKNREEKNLLTNKNTEYKTNRDRDKDVLDKIETKLSEIEAETGTVFEDYNNFIKELNITNATDRIKEINKLDEEIELIAKQLKQLREENKTTKFDIEQISKKMNKNNEEIKLTRQSIDNKNNRVTELNLNIEQIVGKEEPLKLKAQIEKTITEILDKERELKACLDSENDKKNKLNEEITGLEKAIQILKDSSIALENNLIKSLSDNNFNSIEEVINSKVENNEIESLEKDIEAYTNEVKDTENNISRIRKELNGEEIQEEEWQIIIKNKDEAYIKHSELIEEIGKKKNKIDEMNKSLKEVEKLKAEASNLEKRWDMLNEILELTKAKRFVEYVSRSHLIYIARLASERLREITRGRYDLEYDSNNNFAIIDNHNGGARRECNSLSGGETFLTSLSLALALSSKIQLKGTTSLEFFFLDEGFGTLDANLLDVVMTSLERLYNESLSVGIISHVEELKNRVPVKLLVAPAVAGVHGTKVKMEYS
- a CDS encoding exonuclease SbcCD subunit D gives rise to the protein MRILHTSDWHLGKYLEDYSRIEEQEKFIDELVNIVNENEIDLVLIAGDIYDNSNPPAKAETLFYRAIKRLSNNGERIVLIIAGNHDNPDRLVSSKPLAREHGVILLGTPKSKVEPGEVGQHKIVDGGEGFIELEINNEKAVILTLPYPSEQRLNEVFQGVIDEEGMQKNYSERVSQIFSELSGKYREDTINLCVSHLFVMGGETTDSERPIQIGGGLTVHGNALPEKAQYIALGHLHKSQRVRGTSLKAYYSGSPIQYSKSEVGQEKYVYIIDVKAGQEPNIEKKNLNILKPVEVWRVKGIDEALEKCLDNEDRKVWVYLEIITDKLITQSQIKELKGIKPDILSISPIIENIEEDKEDSHDLREKSIFELFKGHYLNERKIEPSEELMAIFAEIITEEGDEAETENA